A single region of the Deltaproteobacteria bacterium genome encodes:
- a CDS encoding RluA family pseudouridine synthase, which yields MKKTRLDVYLTGQHLEQSRSEIQRMITNGFILVNGEPRKPSYLLKGGEKIEVKRRSPPPPPAGPEAIPLDLLHEDEAVIVINKPAGLVVHPAAGNYSGTLVNALLHHLQKKNLPPELSRCGLVHRLDKGTSGVMVIAKTEEAQRDLANQFKNRVVEKTYLALVFGPVAKKEGRIEIPIGRDQQHRRKFSSRSRYTRQATTLYRVKKEFNRLSLLEVFPKTGRTHQIRVHLSEIGHPIVGDIHYGAKSRLSTIKDEENRNILEQMTRPFLHAASLSFVHPSHHNRVSFSAPLPLELQHILDLVSAE from the coding sequence ATGAAAAAAACACGACTTGATGTTTATCTGACAGGTCAACACCTGGAACAAAGCCGTTCCGAGATCCAACGAATGATCACAAACGGTTTTATTTTGGTTAATGGGGAACCTCGCAAGCCGAGTTATCTGCTTAAGGGAGGCGAGAAGATTGAGGTTAAAAGGAGGTCCCCTCCACCCCCTCCGGCAGGGCCGGAGGCGATTCCTCTTGATCTCCTTCACGAGGATGAGGCGGTCATTGTGATCAACAAGCCGGCCGGGTTGGTCGTTCACCCGGCCGCGGGGAATTATTCCGGGACGCTCGTCAATGCGCTTTTGCATCACCTTCAAAAAAAAAATCTCCCTCCCGAACTTTCACGATGTGGATTGGTGCATCGCCTGGACAAGGGAACCTCTGGCGTCATGGTGATTGCCAAGACAGAGGAGGCGCAACGGGATCTGGCGAACCAATTCAAGAATCGGGTTGTGGAGAAAACCTACCTGGCGCTGGTCTTTGGGCCTGTTGCAAAAAAAGAGGGGAGGATTGAGATCCCGATTGGTCGTGACCAGCAGCATCGTCGAAAGTTCTCTTCACGGTCCCGTTATACGCGTCAGGCGACGACTCTTTATCGTGTTAAAAAAGAGTTTAATCGCTTGAGTCTGTTAGAGGTCTTTCCAAAGACCGGGAGGACACATCAGATCCGTGTCCACCTCTCCGAAATAGGTCATCCGATCGTCGGTGACATCCACTACGGCGCTAAAAGTCGCCTCTCCACTATTAAGGATGAGGAAAATAGAAATATCTTGGAACAGATGACCCGCCCCTTTTTGCATGCGGCCTCGCTCTCGTTCGTTCATCCATCTCACCACAATCGGGTTTCCTTCTCAGCGCCTCTTCCACTGGAACTGCAACATATTCTCGATCTGGTCTCTGCCGAATGA